One genomic segment of Salvelinus sp. IW2-2015 unplaced genomic scaffold, ASM291031v2 Un_scaffold1619, whole genome shotgun sequence includes these proteins:
- the LOC112071458 gene encoding N-alpha-acetyltransferase 40: MGRKSNKAKEKKQARLAERAAMDAVCAKVDTANKLDDPLAAFPVFKKYDRNGLNLQIECKRVSTLNPMSVEWAYELTRTNMQTLYEQSEWGWKEREKRDEMKDERAWYLLARDTDSSPVAFSHFRFDVECGEEVLYCYEVQLESRVRRKGLGKFLIQILQLIANSTQMKKVMLTVFKHNHGAYQFFREALQFDIDDTSPSMSGCCGDDCTYEILSRRTKHAEAQGHSHGGGGHCGGCCH, from the exons ATGGGG agGAAGTCAAACAAAGCGAAGGAGAAGAAACAGGCTCGCCTGGCGGAGAGGGCAGCCATGGATGCAGTGTGTGCCAAGGTGGACACAGCCAATAAG CTGGACGACCCTTTGGCTGCTTTCCCAGTCTTCAAAAAGTATGACAGAAACGG ATTAAATCTCCAGATCGAGTGTAAGAGGGTGTCCACTCTCAACCCCATGTCTGTGGAGTGGGCCTACGAGCTGACCCGGACCAACATGCAAACAct GTATGAACAAAGCGAgtggggatggaaggagagagaaaagagggatgaGATGAAGGACGAGAGGGCGTGGTATCTGCTTGCTCGAGACACAGACTCCTCCCCCGTGGCCTTCTCTCACTTCCGATTCGATgtcgagtgcggggaggaggtgCTATACTG ttaTGAGGTCCAGCTGGAGAGTAGGGTGAGAAGGAAAGGACTGGGCAAGTTCCTCATCCAGATACTACAGCTCATCGCCAACAG caCACAGATGAAGAAGGTGATGTTAACAGTATTCAAACACAACCACGGGGCGTACCAGTTCTTCAGAGAAGCTTTACA GTTCGATATCGACGACACCTCCCCCAGTATGTCTGGTTGTTGTGGCGACGACTGCACCTATGAGATCCTGTCGCGGCGGACCAAACATGCCGAGGCCCAGGGGCACAGCCACGGTGGAGGAGGGCACTGTGGAGGCTGCTGCCACTGA